In the genome of Luteitalea pratensis, the window ATGGCGCGGACCGGGTCCTCCACATGCTCGCGCCCGCCCTCTCCGTGTTCTTCGCGCTCGTGGCGTTTGCCGGGATCCCGTTCGGTGATCGCGTCGTCATCGGAGAGCGCGTCATCGACCTGCAGGTCGCCAGGATCGACGTCGCACTGCTGTACGTCTTTGCGATGTTGTCACTGGGGGTGTACGGCGTGATCCTCGCCGGGTTCGCGTCGCGCAACAACTACGCGATGCTGGGCGGACTGCGAGCGACGGCGCAGATGATCTCCTACGAGATTGCCCTCGGCATCGCGATCATCGGCGTCATCATGGTGTACGGGACGCTGGACCTGCAGGAACTCGTACGGGGTCAGGGCAGGTACGTGGCCGGCTGGATTCCGCTCTGGGGCATCGTCGTGCAGCCGGTCGCGTTCTTCGTCTTCCTGACGGCCGCGCTGGCAGCGACCAAGCGCACGCCCTTCGACATGCCGGAAGGGGAGTCCGAGGTCATCGGCTACTTCGTCGAGTACAGCGGCATGAAGTTCGGCATGTTCTATCTCGCTGATTTTCTCGAGACGATCATGGTCGCCTGCCTGGTCACGACGCTCTTTCTCGGCGGGTGGCAGGTGCCGTACCTCATGCCGGACGGCTTCCATTTTCCGTGGGGTGCAGAGCTGCCACTGTCGTCGTGGACGTACGCGGTGCTCGGCGTCGGCAGCTTTTCGATCAAGGTCCTTGCCTTCTGCTGGCTGTTCATGCAGATCCGCTGGACACTGCCGCGCCTTCGCTACGACCAGTTGATGGTGCTCGGCTGGAAGGGGCTGTTCCCCATTGCGGTTGCCAACGTGCTGGTGACGGCGGCGGCGTTGGCACTTCTGGGCGGTAAATCCTGATGGGCGTCAAGGTCCTGCGGCGGCGCGAGCTCACGTTCTGGGAAGAGCTGTACATTCCGCAGATCTTCAGCGGCCTCAGAATCACGTCTGCACACTTCTTCCGGAACCTGTTTCTTCACGCGGCGCACAGCGTCGGCGCGCTCACGCACCGTGCGGCGTCGGCGACGTTCCAGTATCCCGAGCAGCCGAGGCCGCTGGCGCGGCGATTCCGCAGCCGCCATCGCTTGACCGTCCGTGAAGAAGGTACTCCACGCTGCGTGGGATGCATGCTGTGCGAGACCGTCTGCCCGGCCAGGTGCATCACCATCGTTGCCGGTGAACATCCCGATCCCAACGTCGAGAAGTATCCGGTCCGCTTCGACATCGACCTGGGGATCTGCGTCTATTGCGGATACTGCGTGGAGGTCTGCCCCGAGGACGCCATCCGCATGGACACGGGGATACTCGACGTCGCGGCCTATTCCCGGGACGAGATGAAGCTCGACATCCACGAACTGATGAACCCGGCCCTGCGCAAGCCCGTGGTCGAGTGCGACCTGAAATTCCCGCATGAGTGCCGCCATAGCGGCGGAGAGATCAAGGGCAGCTGGGAGTGAATTGCGGTCGCCGCTGATCCTCCGCCACGGTGTGGCCGCGCGCGCACAGGTGTGACCGATCGCCACACCATCATTGCGCTATCTTGTTGATCACAAACAGTTTCGCCGTGGGCTCCATCCTTGCTCTCTGCGAGGGCATGCGCACCTTCGGTCTGCTCATCGGCCTGCTTGTCGCCACGCCCCTGGCCCCGACTGATCAATCGCCACTCGTCCCGAGAGACACGATCAGCGATCAGGACGTGCCCGATCACGGCGACAACATCAATGCGCGCTATATCGTCGAGCACGCCGACATTCGCGGTGTGCCCGAGGACGACCTGACCGAGGCGCTACAGGACGACCTGCGTGGGCTTATCGGCCAGCGCCTTGATTCCGGAGCAGCGGATCGGCTCCAGGAGCGCATGGTCCGCGAGTTCCCGGACTACGACGTGTCGCGCCGAATCGAGCGCGGGAACGAGTCGGCCGCATCCGGCTCGTCTACGAGGCTCACCGGAAAGAGGGGCATCAATTCGATGTACCATCCCGGCCATCCACACGCGCATGCTGACGTCCTGTCTTCGAGCGGGTGCGACCACGATGGACTCAGCGCGTCCGCGGCGTGACCCACATGACTGACACGCTCCACGCCTGCTTCATCAGCTATCGCCATCCGGCTACCGCAGGCAGCCGCGAAGAGAAGTTGATCGCGCATGTCTTCAAGGCGATCAGCGATCACGTCGAGATGTACACGCATACGCACCAGGTCTACTTCGACCAGAAGCGCCTCGTGCCCGGCTACCAATACGACGAGAAGCTCGCCGAGGCAATCTGCCGTAGCGCGTGCATGGTCATTGTTTACTGGCCGGCGTACCTCGAATCGGACTACTGCCTACAAGAGATCGAGGCCATGCTCGAGATCGAGAAGCGTCGGCGAAAGAAGCTTGGTAGCGAGCTCCACGGCTGCCGGCTGATCATCCCCTTCATCGTGCGTGGCCGCTTCGAAGATCTGCCAAACGCCGTGCGCGACGGCTGCCAGTACCTCGACTATTCGCGCCAGGCGACCAATCCGCACTTCAACATCGGCGAAGACGAAGAGACCAGCGCGAAGCTGTTCGAGATTGCCAATTACATCAAGTCGCTCTGCGACAAGCTGCAGAGAGTCGGCGCGGATGTGGTCGGCACCTGCAAGGACTACGGTTTTCCGGCCAGGATGCAGGTGACGCAACCAGAGATGGCGCCTCCACCGCCGCCGCCGTTCCCCGGACAATGATGGCGTCCCCAGTTTCCGAGGACGTCACGCGCCTCCACGAAGTAGTCACTTTCTACTCGTACAAGGGCGGCACGGGACGCACCATGGCACTTGCCAACGCGGCGTGCCTGATCACCCGCCGGGATCCGGGCTGTCGCGTTCTGGCGGTCGACTGGGATCTCGAAGCCCCGGGCTTGCATTACTACCTGCATCCAGCTCAGACAGGTGAGGCAGAGTCGGCAGTCGACGGACTGGTCGAGTACTTCTCGCAGGTGCAGGCTGCCATCAAGGACCGCCGCGGCGAGGCGGTGGACGACGAGGCCGTGTTGGCGAACATTCCCCTGTCCGCCCACTGCCGCGAGACCGTCGTGCCCAACGTCCACCTGATGCAGGCTGGCCGATTCGATTCGACGTACCAGGCGCGATTGAGCAGGCTCGACTGGCAGGAGATATACCGGGACTCACCGACGCTCTTTCGTACGTTCGCGAGCCTGCTGTTGCGCCAGTACGACGTCGTGCTCGTCGATTCGCGGACCGGGCTCACCGACATCAGCGGTATCTGTACCTCGCTGCTGCCCGACAAGGTCGTGGTGGTCTTCACGGCCAATCAGCAGAGCCTGACTGGCGTCGAGCAGCTTGTGCGGTCGAGCGTGGAGTACCGGCGTGGATCTCCGGACCTCCGGCCGCTGCTCGTCTATCCGTTGCCGTCGCGCATTGACGATCAACGCGAGCAACTGCGCCGCCAGTGGCGCCACGGCGATGCGACGCTCGGTATCGAAGGGTTCCAGCCGCAGTTCGAACGCATTCTCCGTGGTGCGTATGCGCTGGATGGGTGCGACCTTTCGGACTACTTCAATGAAGTGCAGGTGCAGCACAGTCCCGACTACTCCTACGGTGAGAAAGTGGCGGCGCTGGCGGCTCCCGACCACGACCGCTTCTCGATCATCCGAAGCTATGAGGCGTTGCTCGACTGGCTGGGCAGTTCCGCGGCGCCATGGGAGACGCCGGCGCAGGCGCGAGAGCGAACGCGGCTCGAGAGCCTGCTTCAGCGTGAAGCGGAGTTCCAGCGAGACGCGACGATCGATGTTGCGCCCTTGCTGGCGTTGCAGGCGGAAATCGTCCGTTTGTCGCAGCAGCATCGGGGAGCGACACACCTCGACACGGTGCGCGCCATGCAGCGCTACGTGCGCACGGCGCTCGGTGGCGGTGGCGATCTCTCTGCCGCCCTGACCGTGCTCGAGTCGCTCGGCGCCGCGCTGCCGCAGCTGCGCGTTCCCGTGCGCGTACACGCGATCGGCGCGATGCTCCAGGCCACACCGAGTCTCCGTGCGCAGGGTCAATCCGCCGCCGCCGAACGGCTTGGCCGGCTCGCGCTCTCGGAAATCGAGGCCCTGCGCGGCCCCTCAGGCGCCTCCGCCGACGTGGTCGCGGCCCTGGACGCGCTCGGCTCACAGCTCCAGGACGCGGCCGCCTTCGCCGAAGCACGGACGCTTCGCGAGTTCGTCCTCGAAGAGCGTCGAAGGTGCGACGGCGACGAGCGCCAGTCCACGCTCAACGCCAGCCGCCGTCTGGCGGAAACGCATTGGGCACTCGGCAACTACGCAACGGCCCGGAGCATGCTCGAGCATGCCGGCACAATCGCTGCGACAGTCCTCGGCGAGCAGGCTCGCGAGACGCTCGCGATTCGTCAGCAACTCGCCGAGGTACTGGCCGAGCAGGGTCACGCCGACCAGGCACTTCAATTGACGGATGCCGTCCTCGAGGCCCGGTCACGCCTCCTGGGTCCCGCCCACGAGGACACCCTGGCCACGCTGGCGTTGAGGTCCGACGTGCTGCGCGACAGCGGGCGCCTCGACGAAGCTCGCGCGGCCTGCGAGGCCGTGGTGGCAGCCCAGTCGGCGTCGCTCGGTAACGACAATCCTGACACGCTCGCATCCAGGGATCGCCTGGCCGCCATCCTGCAGGCTCAGGGGCACCTTGCGGAGGCCCGCGCGGCGCAGGAGGCAGTGGTGGAGGCCTATGGCCGCGTCTTTGGCGCGCAGCACCCGGTGACACTGCGTGCGACGGCCAATCTGGCTGCAACGTTGTGGGCACTCGGGGCACTATCCGAGGCACGCGCCCTGGAACAGCATGTGCTCGACGTCCGGCGTGACGTGCTCGGCCCGGCCCATCCCGAGACGTTGACCGCGATGAACAACCTGGCCAGTACCTTGTGGTCGCAGGGCGACCTTGTCGGCGCTCGGGCGCTTGAGGAGCAGGCGCTGGAGACACGTCGCCGCGTGCTCGGTGACGATCATCCAGCCACGCTTGTCTCGATGGGTAACCTGGCCGAGACACTTCGCCTGCAGGGAGAGTTGCCTGAGGCCAAGGCGTTGGGCATGGCTGTCATCGAGGGCCGCCGTCGGACGTTGGGACCAGAGCATCCTGAAACACTCGCGGCCATGAACAACCTGGCGCTGACGCTCCGCGCCTTGGGCGACGCCGAGCAAGCGCGGCGGCTGCTCGAACAGGTAGTCGAGGTCCGCCGCCGCGTGCAAGGCCACGAGCACCCGGACACGTTGAAAGCGGCTTACAACCTCGCGGAAACGCTTCGTCAGGCCGGCGACCTGACGAAGGCGCGGCAAATTCACGAGACCGTCCTCGCTGCACGGCGCCGCATTCTCGGCCATGAGGACCGTGACACGCTTGCCTCGATGGTCGAGCTGTCGCTGACTGCCAGCGCGCAGGACGACTTCGCGACCGCCCGGCCGTTACTGGAGCACGTGCTCGAGGAGTACCTGCGCTTGGCCGGCGAGGACGACCGAAGGACGCTGGCGGTGCGCACGCACCTCGCGCGGGCCTTGATTGCGCTGGGCGATGTGGCCGGTGCGCAGTTGCACCAGGAGCATCTGGCCTCGGCGTGGGCGCGGCGAGTCGAAAAGGACCGGATCGAGTCAGGGCCGCGGGGGATCGGCGACTATCCTGGGGCACGCGGCACCAGGAGCTGAGCCGTGGCGCGATGCGCGCTCGGCCTGAAGTGGACCTGGAGCAGCGGGCGTCCGGGTCGTCCCTACAGTCCACCGGCCACCGATGTGCCTCAGGCCCGCGGTGAACCGACAGCGCATGGCGAAACACGTTGCGCGGATCCCACCGCGCGTTGGCCCGCTGCAGGCGCGAATAGTTCGCCTGGTCGTAGAGCGTGTGCCACGGCGTGCCCGAGCGATGAACGCGCCACCCACTACATGGCCACCCATGCCAATCCCCGGATACTCGCCGAGCGGAATCACCGTTCCCCATGCCTCGCACAGCGGTGGTGGGGCTGCCTTTCCGGCGCAGGCGGTCTCGGCTCGCCGGATCGGGCCCACAAGTACGGGGTTGATCCGACGAGCATCGCTGTGCTCCTTGAGTTCTGCGCCGTGGGCATGTCCGATGTGGCAGTCAGCGCACGGTGCGTGAGTGAACAAGGAGCCGTCGAGCTTGCTCGACGGTCATGGTCGGTCATGTCACGGCGTTCAGCTCGCGCGACGCCGACGATAGTGAAGCCCCACGACTCCGGTCGGATACGGCGTGGCCGACGCCAGCTCGAAGGTCGCGTGGACACCAGCCGGCAGCGCGCGTTTGCCACTGCCGAGGGCCAGGGGATACACGAGCAGGTGCAGCTCGTCGACCAGGTCGTGCTCGATCATGGCATGTACGAGCTGGCTGCTGCCGTCGGTCAGGATGGTGCCGCCCGGCTCCGCCTTGAGCGCCCGAATGGATCCGACCACGTTGTCTCGAATGACCGTCGTGTTGCGCCAGATCGGCTGCGTCAGCGTCTTCGAGACCACGTACTTCCTCGGCGCGTTCATCAGGTCGCCGAACGGATCGCCCGGCGGCAGTGGCTCGAACGCATCGGCATGCGTCACGTAGGTTCGACGGCCCAGCAGGAACGCATCGACGCCCTGCATCAGTCCGCCGAACGCGGCACCGATGTCATCGTGCCAGTACGGTATGGTCCAGCCGCCGTGCTCGAACCCGCCGTCGCGGTCCTCGTCCTTCCCGCCTGGGGCCTGCATCACGCCGTCCAGCGACACGAACTCCGAAACGATCAGCTTCCTCATGCTCGACCTCTCCCGCGGAACCTGCCGCGATTCCTCGAGGCGCTGACCTCGTGCTTGCGAGGGGCAACGCCTGTCCGTATCAGACGACGTCCGTACGTCGACTGTCTGACACTCTGACATTGAGTCAGGCGAAGAATCATCGCGGCGATGGCGCCGCAACCGGGACCGGCGGAGGTTCCGCGCTGGCCGGAAGGCGGCCCTCGGACACCCGGCACAGTGCGTGCAGCGATCGGAGCGCCTGGATGTCCTCGCTGCTCCACTGTCCGGCCGCCGCCTGCTGCTCCGCCCGCGACAGCACCTCGTCTGCATCGCAAACCAGCGCCCGTCTCGTGCCGGCATCGCTGTCGCCCGCGATCTGCCCCCGCAGCTGTTCGAGTCGCGCAAGCTCGTCGCCGAGCAGGCGGCGCCTGTCCCGCAGACTGTCGTTGCGGCGGAGCCGGATGGCGTATTGCGCGAGCGTGAAGAGCGCGACCAGCACCGAGCCGACGAACGACAGTCGACCGAGTCGATCCGAGGTGACGAGGTCGTTGCGGCCGTAGAAGATCGTGGCCGCCGGATGAAGCGGCAGGCCGCCGACGTCACGTCCCGTCGATTCCGTGAACGCGTACTGCGCATCGCGTGCGAACCGCGGGTGGTACATGCACTCGAGGATGTCCCGCACGACGCGTCCAGGGACATCCGGCCGTGCGACCAGCAATTGCGTGACGACGAGCGTCGGCACCGCCTCGGAGGGAATGCGGCGGCCGGGCCCGTAGAGGCCAGCCGGAATGAAGCCGGGCCGGGCACCCGGAATCGATCGCGCGAGGGCCTCGTGATCGCGTATGGGTACCAGTCGGTAGTCAGCGGTGTTCAGGATCTCGTCGATGAGCGGTGATCGGAGGAACTGTGTTCGCGTAGCCGCGACCATGTGGCCCGATTCGAAGTCCGCGACGTTGCTGCCTCGTGGACGCACCACCGTGACCGGTGCTCCTGTTCCCGGCGTCGACGTCAGCAGCCCGTAGTAATCGAGGACGCGCTCGCCGAGGGTTGGCGGATGCCCCGCGTCGCGTACACCGGGGTTGACCGCACCGGTCAGATCGCGCACGTCCCGCAACGCGCTGTCGGTGCGCACGATGACGAAGAAGTGCTGCGGCTCGAGAGCGGCGACTCCATACACGCCAGAGGATCGCACCGCGTCATCGTCGACGCTGCTGACGACGGCGAGATCGATCCGCTGGCTGGCGTCGAGCAGCAGCCGGACGTTACCGGGAGCGACGGTACTCACGAGTTCGAGCTCATAGCCGGCCCTGTCTCGAAGGTGCTGGTTGAGCACCGTGCCCGCGCGGTAACTCGATCCGATCGCGGAGCCGAGCGCGATCCGGTACGTACGGCCCCGCCGACCTGACGCAGTCTCGACGACGCGGTCCCTGAGCTGATAGGCGAGGCTGGGGGTGAGGAATTCCAGGAGCGCGACGAATGCGAAGACAAGCGCGACGACGGAGACCGTCACGACTCCGGCACGCCGCCAGTTTCGCATCGTGCCGGGATGGTACCAACGCGGCGGGCTTCAGTCACCTGCCGACGTAAGAGGCCAGATGTTTGCCCGTGAGGGTGGACTGGCCGGCGACGAGACTCGCGGGTGTGCCCTCGAAGACGATCCGGCCGCCGTCATGCCCGGCGCCCGGACCGAGGTCGATGATCCAGTCGGCGTGCGCCATCACCGCCTGGTGGTGCTCGATCACGATCACCGACTTGCCAGAGTCGACGAGACGATCGAGCAGGCCGAGCAGCCGTTCGACATCGGCGAGGTGGAGGCCGGACGTCGGTTCGTCGAGGATGTAGACGCCGCCCTTCTCGCCCATGTGGGTGGCCAGTTTGAGCCGCTGCCGCTCGCCGCCGGACAGCGTCGTCAGTGGCTGGCCGAGGCTGAGGTAGCCGAGCCCGACGTCGTCGAGCCGTTCGAGGATGGCGTGCGCGGCCGGCGTGCGCGCCTCGCCGTGGCCGAAGAATGCCTTCGCCCCGGTCACCCCCATCGCGAGCACCTCGCTGATGTCTCGGCCCCCGAAGTGGTAGTCCAGCACCGATGCCTGGAAGCGCTTTCCCTCGCAGTCCTCGCACGTGGTGGCGATGCCGGCCATTATCCCCAGGTCGGTGTAGATGACACCGGCGCCGTTGCAGGTGGGGCAGGCGCCTTCGGAGTTGGCGCTGAAGAGCGCCGGCTTCACGCCGTTGGCCTTCGCGAACGCAGTGCGGATCGGGTCGAGCAGTCCCGTGTACGTCGCCGGGTTGCTGCGTCGCGAGCCTCGGATCGCACCCTGGTCGACCGTCACCACTCCGTCCCGCTCCGACACCGAGCCCTGGATCAGTGAGCTCTTTCCCGACCCTGCCACACCGGTCACCACCACCAGCACGCCGAGCGGTATGTCGACATCGACGTGCTGCAGGTTGTGCGTGCTGGCGCCGCGCACCTCGAGACTGCCGGTTTTCGTCCGCACCTTCTTCTTGAGCGCGGCCCGGTCGTCGAAATGGCGGCCGGTGATGGTGTTGCTGGCCCGCAAACCCTCGACGGTGCCTTCGAAGCAGACGGCGCCGCCCGCCGTGCCGGCGCCGGGGCCGAGGTCGACGACGTGGTCGGCGATCACGATCGTCTCCGGCTTGTGTTCCACGACGAGCACCGTATTGCCCTTGTCCCGCAGCTGCCGCAGCAGGTCGTTCATCCGCTGGATGTCGTGGGGGTGCAATCCGATGGTCGGTTCGTCGAACACGTACGTGATGTCGGTGAGCGACGAGCCGAGGTGGCGGATCATCTTGGTACGCTGAGCCTCGCCACCAGAGAGCGTGCCCGACGGCCGGTCGAGGCTCAGGTAGCCGAGGCCGATCTCCACGAACGACTCGAGGCTCTCGCCGAGCGCGGCCAGCAGCGGGGCGACGGTGGGTTCGTCGAGATCGCGGACCCACTCGGCCAGGTCGCTGATCTGCATCGAGCAGACGTCGGCGATGTTCTTCCCCTTGATCTTCGACGACCGGGCCTCTTTGCTGAGCCGCGTGCCGTCACACTCTGGGCAGACGGTGAAGGTGATGGTCCGCTCCACGAAGGCGCGGACGTGCGGCTGCAGCGCGTCGACGTCCTTGGAGAGGAACGACTTCTGGATCTTCGGGATCAGCCCCTCGTACGTGAGGTTGATGCCGTCGACCTTGATCTTCGTCGGTTCCTTGTAGAGCAGGTCGTGCAACTCCCTCTTGTTGTACTTGCGGAGCGGCTTGTCGGCATCGAAGAAGCCGCAACCGCGAAAGATGCGGCCGAACCAGCCGTCCATGCTGTAGCCGGGGATGATGAGCGCGCCCTCGTTGAGCGACTTGCTGTCGTCGTACAGCGCGGACAGGTCGAAGTCGTTGACGTTGCCCATGCCTTCGCAGCGTGGACACATGCCGCCGAGACGATTGAAGGTCGCCTTCTTCGTCTGCGTCCTGCCCTCGCCTCGATCGACGGTGATGGCACCACTCGCGGTCACCGAGGGGACGTTGAACGAGTACGCGTTGGCCGAGCCGATGTGCGGCTTTCCGAGCCGGCTGAAGACGATCCGCAGCATCGCGTTCGCGTCGGTGACGGTGCCGACGGTGGAACGTGGGTTCGATCCAATCCGCTCCTGGTCGACGATGATCGCGGTCGTCAGCCCGTCGAGGACGTCGACGTCCGGCCGCGCCAGCGTCGGCATGAAGCCCTGCACAAAGGCGCTGTAAGTCTCGTTGATCAGCCGTTGCGACTCCGCGGCGATGGTGCCGAACACCAGCGAACTCTTGCCAGAGCCCGACACGCCAGTGAACACCGTCAGCCGGCGCTTCGGGATCTCGATACTGATGTCCTTGAGGTTGTTCACGCGTGCGCCCTGCACGCGGATCAACTCGTGGCTGTCCGCCTCCGCCGGACGGTCGCTTCGCTCCCGGCTTCCGCCTCCGCCTGACGGTCCCTTCGCTCCCGGCTTCGGCGAGACAGGTCCGCCTCCGCCTGACGGTCCCTTCGCTCCCGGCTTCGGCGAGACAGGTCCGCTGCTCTTCTTCTTCATGAAGATGAGAGACTCCCTCGCCCACTGCGGGCTCTGGCGACATAGGGCAGCGCGAACAGGTACAGCCCCGTGAACATGAGCAGCGCGAGCGGCAGCAGTGGCGAGTAGGTCACGTACGGGGGAGGCTGCTGGCCGCCGTTCATGCCCATGACGACGAAGTTGGCGATCACGGTCAGCGTAAAGGCCACGGACACCCAGCGGTGGAACTGACGAATCCAGCTATTCCAGTTCATTGGGACCTCCTTTGGACCGTCGGTGCAGCTCGTCGCCGCGCCCGCCGGGCGGCTCAGCGCACCTCGTTGATCCGGATGTGGTTGCCTGCGGGATCGCGGAACGCACAGTCGCGGATGCCGTACGGCTGCATCGTGGGCTCCTGGATGACGTCGGCGCCGCTGGCCTGCAGACGTTCGAACGTGCCATCGAGGTCGCGGGTGGCCAGGATGACCATGGCGTACGTGCCCTTGGCCATCATCTCGGCGATGGTCCGGCGCTCGTCGCCGGTGAGGCCGGGCGTGGCGGCTGGTGGATGCAGGACGATGGAGATGCCGGGCTGGCCGACGGGTCCGACCGTGATCCAGCGCATCCCGTTGTAGCCGACGTCGTTGCGGACCTCGAAGCCGAGGGTGTCGCGGTAGAAGGCCAGCGAGGCGTCAGGGTCGTCGTGGGGGAGAAAGCTCGAGTGAATGGTGATATCCATGGCACTCAGTCTAGGTGCGGTCCTGGGCCCGCGCTTCTCGATTCCTGACCGGTCTGGTCACCTGTTTCGCGACGCAGGATGGCATCCCCGTCGTCGCATGCGCGGCGTCGCGCCGATAGACGCTGGGCGGCACGCCGACGAGCTCGGTGAAGCGAGTGCTGAACGTGCCCAGCGACGAGCAGCCGACCTCGAAGCAGACATCCGTGACGCTGAGGTCGCCACGACGCAGCAGCGCCATCGCGCGTTCGATCCTTCGCGTCATCAGATAGGCGTAGGGCGACTCGCCGTACGCCAGCTTGAACTGGCGGCTGAGGTGCCCGGCCGACATCTGTACGCCGCGGGCGAGCGCCTCGACGTCCAGGGGCTGGTCGTACTCCCGATCCATGCGGTCGCGAACACGGCGGAGCAGCGCGAGTTCGCGCAGGTGCGGCGCCACGGCTGGTCTGCTGTTCACCTGCGCGATCGTGCCACCGCGCAACGGAGGTGTCTAGCGCCGCTGGCGCCGCTCCCGTTCCTACTTCCGATCGACGGGGAGCATCACCGCGCCATTCCCGCGTGCGGCCCCGATTGCCGTGGAGGTTGATCACATGAATCGTGTGATCGCCTTCCACGTTCACGATGCCGTTGGGCGCCAGGTCTTCGACGAGGAAGTAGTCCGCCTCGACGTGTTCCTTGTCAGACGACCAGACGAGCAGTGTGTCTTCCCCCTTGCCCTCGAACGCCAGCGTGGCGCCTGCCAGCCGGTCGATCGCGAATGTGCGATGCTTCGGTGGCCTGCTGGCGCCGCACCCATGCGGGGCCATGTTGGGCGAAAACCGAGGAGCCACTTCGATGATTCCTGCACCTGCCGATGTCGCCGCACCGCCGGCCGATGCCACCGTCACCCCGAGCGGGCTGGCCTCACGCCAGCTCGAAGCCGGGACCGGCACACAGCATCCGGGCCCGCGCTCGCGCGTACTCGTCCACTACTCGGGCTGGACGACTGACGGACAGATGTTCGACAGCTCGGTGAGCCGCGGCGAACCGATCGCCTTCGGCCTGTACCAGGTCATCGCCGGCTGGACCGAAGGCGTGCAGCTGATGGTGGAGGGCGAGAAGCGACGGTTCTGGATTCCTGAGCCCCTCGCCTACGGCGGACGCGCGGGTGCCCCGGCCGGCATGCTGGTATTCGACGTCGAGCTGATTCGCATCGAGTCGTAGCCGATCGCTCGGCCTCGCCCGTTGTCTAGCCCTGTCGCAATGCGTCGGACGGATGAATGCGGGCTGCTCGCAAGGCGGGAACCAACGCCGCCAGCAGACCGGCCACGCCCAACAATCCGAGCGCACCGGCGAACGTCATCGGGTCGGTCGGGCTGACTCCATAGAACAGGCTTGCCGCAAAGCGGGTCACGCCGGCGGCAGCCGCGCCCCCCGCCAGCAACCCGACCCCAACGACGACGAGCCCTTCGCGGAGGACCAGCGCCAGCACGTCGCCGAGGCGCGCGCCCAACGCCATGCGTATGCCGATCTCTCGCGTGTGCTGACTCACCGTGCAGGCCATGACGCTGTAGATGCCCACGACCGCGAGTCCCAGTGCCAGCGCACCGAAAGCGCCGAGCAGCGTGGCAGCTGCGTGGAGCGGCATCAGCACGAGACCGAGATGGTCCTCCATGGTCCGAACGTCGGTCAGCGGCAAGTCGGGGTCGAGTTCGCGAACCGTGGCGCGAATCGCGCCAGCGACGGCGACCGGTTCGCGGTCCGTCCTCACGTGCAGGCTCAGGTCGCTCTGCAGGTTCTGCCCGAGCGACAGGTAGAAGTACGGCAACGGCGGCTCCGATAGCGACCGGTACTTGCCATCGGTCGTGACGCCGACGACGGTGAATGCCGATTGACCCCTCCGGATCTGCTTACCGATCGCGATGCCGTCCGGCCAGTACCGCCGCACCAGCGCGTCGTTGACGATCACGGCGCCCATGGCACCGACCCGGTCCGTCGCGTCGAATTCACGC includes:
- a CDS encoding tetratricopeptide repeat protein; this translates as MASPVSEDVTRLHEVVTFYSYKGGTGRTMALANAACLITRRDPGCRVLAVDWDLEAPGLHYYLHPAQTGEAESAVDGLVEYFSQVQAAIKDRRGEAVDDEAVLANIPLSAHCRETVVPNVHLMQAGRFDSTYQARLSRLDWQEIYRDSPTLFRTFASLLLRQYDVVLVDSRTGLTDISGICTSLLPDKVVVVFTANQQSLTGVEQLVRSSVEYRRGSPDLRPLLVYPLPSRIDDQREQLRRQWRHGDATLGIEGFQPQFERILRGAYALDGCDLSDYFNEVQVQHSPDYSYGEKVAALAAPDHDRFSIIRSYEALLDWLGSSAAPWETPAQARERTRLESLLQREAEFQRDATIDVAPLLALQAEIVRLSQQHRGATHLDTVRAMQRYVRTALGGGGDLSAALTVLESLGAALPQLRVPVRVHAIGAMLQATPSLRAQGQSAAAERLGRLALSEIEALRGPSGASADVVAALDALGSQLQDAAAFAEARTLREFVLEERRRCDGDERQSTLNASRRLAETHWALGNYATARSMLEHAGTIAATVLGEQARETLAIRQQLAEVLAEQGHADQALQLTDAVLEARSRLLGPAHEDTLATLALRSDVLRDSGRLDEARAACEAVVAAQSASLGNDNPDTLASRDRLAAILQAQGHLAEARAAQEAVVEAYGRVFGAQHPVTLRATANLAATLWALGALSEARALEQHVLDVRRDVLGPAHPETLTAMNNLASTLWSQGDLVGARALEEQALETRRRVLGDDHPATLVSMGNLAETLRLQGELPEAKALGMAVIEGRRRTLGPEHPETLAAMNNLALTLRALGDAEQARRLLEQVVEVRRRVQGHEHPDTLKAAYNLAETLRQAGDLTKARQIHETVLAARRRILGHEDRDTLASMVELSLTASAQDDFATARPLLEHVLEEYLRLAGEDDRRTLAVRTHLARALIALGDVAGAQLHQEHLASAWARRVEKDRIESGPRGIGDYPGARGTRS
- a CDS encoding toll/interleukin-1 receptor domain-containing protein, coding for MTDTLHACFISYRHPATAGSREEKLIAHVFKAISDHVEMYTHTHQVYFDQKRLVPGYQYDEKLAEAICRSACMVIVYWPAYLESDYCLQEIEAMLEIEKRRRKKLGSELHGCRLIIPFIVRGRFEDLPNAVRDGCQYLDYSRQATNPHFNIGEDEETSAKLFEIANYIKSLCDKLQRVGADVVGTCKDYGFPARMQVTQPEMAPPPPPPFPGQ
- a CDS encoding NuoI/complex I 23 kDa subunit family protein, with the protein product MGVKVLRRRELTFWEELYIPQIFSGLRITSAHFFRNLFLHAAHSVGALTHRAASATFQYPEQPRPLARRFRSRHRLTVREEGTPRCVGCMLCETVCPARCITIVAGEHPDPNVEKYPVRFDIDLGICVYCGYCVEVCPEDAIRMDTGILDVAAYSRDEMKLDIHELMNPALRKPVVECDLKFPHECRHSGGEIKGSWE
- a CDS encoding complex I subunit 1/NuoH family protein → MMPDLLIKLTLVGIVFFGVLNLAGLHTWIERKQSAIMQDRIGANRASIYGFKLMGLFHPLADAVKMFTKEDIIPDGADRVLHMLAPALSVFFALVAFAGIPFGDRVVIGERVIDLQVARIDVALLYVFAMLSLGVYGVILAGFASRNNYAMLGGLRATAQMISYEIALGIAIIGVIMVYGTLDLQELVRGQGRYVAGWIPLWGIVVQPVAFFVFLTAALAATKRTPFDMPEGESEVIGYFVEYSGMKFGMFYLADFLETIMVACLVTTLFLGGWQVPYLMPDGFHFPWGAELPLSSWTYAVLGVGSFSIKVLAFCWLFMQIRWTLPRLRYDQLMVLGWKGLFPIAVANVLVTAAALALLGGKS
- a CDS encoding dihydrofolate reductase family protein, with translation MRKLIVSEFVSLDGVMQAPGGKDEDRDGGFEHGGWTIPYWHDDIGAAFGGLMQGVDAFLLGRRTYVTHADAFEPLPPGDPFGDLMNAPRKYVVSKTLTQPIWRNTTVIRDNVVGSIRALKAEPGGTILTDGSSQLVHAMIEHDLVDELHLLVYPLALGSGKRALPAGVHATFELASATPYPTGVVGLHYRRRRAS